The Acinonyx jubatus isolate Ajub_Pintada_27869175 chromosome A2, VMU_Ajub_asm_v1.0, whole genome shotgun sequence genomic sequence CATTGCAACCTCTTTGAGTAACTGACATACAGATGTAAACATACATGTATTATAGACATAGGACATGTATCATGGGCATTCCTATCCTTCCTGATATGTATGACTGTTTTTGCTACATTGCCTCTGCTTTTCATTTATCAGAAGGCAACTAAAATGTGCATATTTAGCTTTATGCTGTAAAGAATGAGCAGAATTGTAAGTTCAAACGAGTTGTATTTTGATAATGCAATGATTCTTCTAAATAAGGTGCGTGATTATCGAACATAGAAATGTTGAAGCAACTTTGCAACAAAAAATTATTAGTGGATGCACAAGGACtgtaacattaacatttttattttgctattgctTTTACAAGATGCAACACCATTTTGAATTTGAATACCAGACCAAAGTGGATGGTGAAATAATCCTTCATCTTTACGACAAAGGAGGAATTGAGCAAACAGTTTGCATGTTGGATGGGGTGTTTGCGTTTATTTTGCTGGATACTGCCAATAAGAAAGTGTTCCTGGGCAGAGATACTTATGGAGTCAGGCCTTTGTTTAAAGCCATGACGGAAGATGGATTTTTGGCTGTGTGTTCAGAAGCTAAAGGTAATGATAGAATATGTCTGTAGGTATTCATTATTACTctggttttgtgttttcctcttgATCATATTTGCAAATCCTATGCTGGGCAGTCCAGAAGTTTTCGAGTGACTGTTTCTCAATGCTTTTAGAATAGCGTGTCAAAAACTAATCGGTTGATGGTCCTCCCTGCTTGAAACTTTTTAATTAATCCTCATCCCCCATAGGGGTTGTGTGCCTCTCTTGAGGTCCGCTAGCTAGGCAGGAATCTGGGTCCGATCTGATCTTTGAATTCAGTCTGACACAGAAGATGACTGGGCTGACAAACTCAAATTGTGACTCGTAATGAGCATTTAGATAGGCTGTTCCCATTTACAATAAAACACTGGTTTTTAATCAGAGATCATGGTGATGCCAGGTTGTTTACTCCCTGTGAAAACTTTTGAAGAAATTTAGATTATACTGTTTAACACACAGTATATAATAACTAGTTCTGCCATTACCTCATAGTGGATCATTTTGTTTGTTCAAGGACCAGAAATCATGGCTGTTTCCTTAACATACCTCAGTGATGACAAAGAAATGACTGCCAGGGTATCATAACAGTAGCAATTTCAAGTCCATCTTCTTGCTTAATGTGTCTTTTCTTATAGAAAATAGATTTTCTTGATCTGAAATTCCAGCCAGGGAGAAGAAATTGAATGTTGGGGATCTTCTTATTACTTTGAACTACTAGAAATCAGTGTAACCTTAGGGTACATCTCTACCACTGTTCTCTCTCTAGTAAGTAGGTGGTAGCATTTGGGTTCATTCTTCCCTATTTTGCTTATATAATGGACATGTGTTTATATCAAAAAGGGGGAATAAACAGGAATTGAGAGGATAGTAAGTCATGGTGAATTGTATCTTGAGTAAAATTATCGTTTTGAATTTGTAGGTCTTGTTAACTTGAAGCACTCCAcaactccttttttaaaagtggAGCCTTTTCTCCCAGGACACTATGAAGTTTTGGATTTAAAGCCGAATGGCAAAGTTGCATCAGTGGAAATGGTCAAATATCATCACTGTAGAGATGAGCCCCTGCATGCGCTCTATGACAATGTGGAGAAACTCTTCCCAGGTAACAAAGCGAACGCCCACCCGCCTGTTCCCCGCCTGTCTctcccaaagggaaaaaaaagtgctacTTTCTTGTCATTGGAATGGTTCGAATCAGAAGAGCTCTTTCCTATTTAATTTGGAGGTGGCACACGGGGATTTGGCAGATTCCACCCTGGAGCAGGTGTCATCATGATTGATAGATGATTGTCTGCCTTGTTTCAGTAAACAATTCAGCCCAAGATTTTCTGGAACTGTTGATTTGCTTTACGTGTTTATAGGTTTTGAGCTAGAAACTGTGAAGAACAACCTCCGGATCCTTTTTGACAACGCCATAAAGAAACGCTTAATGACAGACAGAAGGATTGGCTGCCTTTTATCAGGTGAAGTCTATTAAAAAGCCCAATTATATTTAGCACATATTTAAGTAAATGATTTGTAGCTATCCCTGAGATTttgactataaaatatttatgatttaattttccCTCCATTATAGgacaaaaatgttttctgtaagcTGCATTTAATATTCATGGCAATAGAGCAGCTTCAGGTTACATTCTAATTATTGGTATGAGTGagctaataaacatttttttagaattgTGTATGGTGACTTTTGACCAATTCAAGTACTGTAATCATTATGTCAGGTTATGTGTTAGATTTTTCATAATGTTGATTTTCGGTTTATAAAACttggggatttttaaatttttttttttaattttgtttattttgagagatagcgtgtgcaagtgggggaggggcagagagaggggtagagagagaatcccaagcagcctccatgctgtcaagcacagagcccaaagcacaggctcaatctcacaactcgcgagatcatgacctgagccgaaatcaggagttggatgtgtaactgcctaagccacctaggcgcccctaaaagttggggattttaaatagcaaaactcTAATCTTGGTGCTTAATGGGATTGTAAATCATATCTGTTTCTCGTAAGCATGGCGTATAGCCAGTGTACTTCCCGTCTTGCTCATAGGGGGCTTAGATTCCAGTTTGGTTGCTGCCACCCTGTTGAAGCAGCTAAAAGAGGCTCAAGTACAGTACCCTCTCCAGACATTTGCGATTGGCATGGAAGACAGTACTGATTTACTCGCTGCTAGAAAGGTAAGACACCGTCCTGCCCATTATGTAATTGGGACAGACATAAGGATAAAAATCTAGCCACTAATTAATGATTCTGTACTTACGCTGTATTGACTCAGGTAATTGTTTTaagttaaatgtattaaaataaaatgaaatgcattGTTGAGTATCAAGTGTGTCATACACTGTCCTCTGGGTACTTCTACTAAGGCTCATGCAATCCTCATAAAAACCCTGTGATAATAATTCTGTCGTTTTGAAAGTAATGGTACAGTGGTTGTGACTGCATGCTTTGGAGCAGACTGCTGGTCTCAAATCCTACCTCCAACATACAATTCCTCACTTATGTAATGGGAATGACAGTATCTACTATGGGATAATGTCAAGGTGAAAATGATAGAATTCATGAAGTGCATAGGATAGTGCATAGCCTGTAGTAAGTACTTTGTAAGTGTtagctgttttcatttcttataaagcACCGTGTTTAGGATTATGGGCAGAGAGGACCTTGTGCATACACATTCCGTGTTTGGGAGACTTTGTTCCTACTCTGGCAGAATTTACAGGGAATGGATGAGTGCAGTGTCAAAGCAAGTTGATCAAGGCtaaaagaatccaaaacagccacagaaaaaagaatgaggggaaGGCATTTCCCTTAGGAATAACATCCTAAATGTAACATAAACCATCGATGGAGGGCCAATAGGGGGCCGAGGTTAGAGTGGGGCCATGTTGGActagagagggaggaagtgggtGAGGTAACttaagtggggggtgggggggacacaacTCACTGGAAGCCTGTGAACAGTTAGGTTGAAGTCTTGGAGTGGGAAGAGCTGATGGGCTGTCTACCTCTTGGTCAAGTCAGGGCAGAGACTGGGGGAGGCCAGGAAACCTAACTGGGCTGTGTATGTGGTGACTAGAGAATCATTTCCTCATATTTTGCCTGATttgtttttcactattattaACTTATAACGTGTTGTGACATGACAGTATTCATGTTTCATTTTCAAGGGCAGTGCTTATAACAAGTATAtggatatttcttaaataatcagGTGGCAAATCACATTGGAAGTGAACACCATGAAGTCCTCTTTAATTCTGAGGAAGGCATTCAGGTCCTGGATGAAGTCATATTTTCCTTGGAAACTTATGATATTACAACAGTACGTGCTTCAGTAGGTAAGGTATTTTACAGtatctaaaagattttttttttaattttttttaatttttatttaagagagatagagactgagtgcaagtgagggaggggcagagagagagggagacacagaatccaaagcaggctccaggctccaagctgtcagcacagagcccgacacagggctcaaactcatgagctgtaagatcgtgacctgagccgaagtcggatgctcaaccgaccgagccacccaggcgcccctctaaaagATTTTTAATCCTGAAAAGAGTATAAGGTATAAAAGATTATTTCAAACAACAGTTTACAAAACAATACTTAAGAATGAATGCAAATAAAATTCTTAGGTCAGCACTATTTTAAGACCAGACCATTTAAGAATtcccccaatctttttttttttaatttattttttaatgtttattcattttttgagagacaaacacagagtgtgagcaggggaggggcagagagaggaggagacacagaatctgaagcaggctccaggccctgagctgtcagcacagagcccaacgtggggcttgaactcacaaactgtgaggtcatgaccagagccgatgttggacatttaactgactgagccacccaggcacccctcccccaatctctttTGGAGTGAgaggaaataaacacataaactccCCCATTTATGGTGTCCCTACAGACAGTCCTTTACTTACCATGGTTTGACCTGAACAATTTTTGACTTTATGAGGGTGTGAAAGCAATACACATTCAGCAGAACCCTTACTTTGacttttgaatttggatcttttcctgggctgaCGCCATGCaaaggattctctctttctctgtccatctctctctctctctctcgatactGGGCAGTTGAGCTGCAGTTCCCAGTCAGCCAAGTGATCACAAGGTTGAACAACTGAAACACTTAtaaccattctgtacccacacCCATTCTGGTTTTCACTCTTAGTACAGGGTCAGTAAATTACTTAAGATGCTCAGTGCACCATTCATTACCAAGTAGGCTTTGTGGTCTGTGATCCTGCCCAACAGTAGGCTAATGTCAGTGTTCTGAGTACATTTGGGgcaggctaggctaagctatgatgttcagtaggttaggtggATTTGATGATGTTTTCAATTTAAGTGGGTTTATCAGGGTGTAAGTCGAGGAAgatctgtatttatatttctccaaagaatagaTGCACATTTCTGCACTCCTCACTCCCCAATTTCTCTGCATATAGTTTCTTGGGCTGTATAAGGAAATAGGTCTGTGTTGTAACTAATTTATGTAAGGAATACTCATATATACTTTGGTAACTATTCTATCATATGACTTATCAATCAATAACTATTACTGCCCAGCAAGCAATGCTAGTTTTGTTATGTGGATATATGGCAAGATCAGAAGTATACTCCAGTGTCGTTGAGCCTCTAATGTGCTACTGGCTGAGATATGTCTCTCTTTTAAGAGACTCAGAATCTATCTGAGAAGACTCCATTGCAAAGTTTAGGGCATGAGAATATTACCACAGGGCTGATATTGCCCACAAGAGAACTAAATTGGTTCTTGGAgtgtaaaaaaattttctgtataCAGTGGCCTGTGGGCTTCCAAAGGGCCACACTATATAAATAGATTTATAGTATATCCAGTACTCATATTTCATTGAGAAGGCAATTgggaaaaaatgtctaaaaagtcTTCCTAGATCGGTGAtcatgaaaaaaatgatgaagaacaAATACTGGTTTACATAGATTTGCAGCCGGAACCAATGGCTCTCTTTTAGTAATTTACATAGTATTCTTAACCACCTGTGAAATTTGGTGTTAGGAAAGAAAAGCCTGAACTACCAAAACTcccaacttttattatttttgtatgatAATATTGGTATGAAAGTTATGAATTTGTTTTAGATATTTGTCATTGTTCAGTTTGTCAGAGTTCTAAGGTGGATATTCTTGGTCTAAAAGCATTACAATTTTAAAACCCGTATATAAAATTGTGGAATAAGGGGCACAGTggctgtggctcagtcggttgagcatctgactttggcttaggtcatgatcttttgattcttgggtgtgagccctgcattgggctctgtgctgacagctcggaacctggagcctgtttcagattctgtgtctccctctctctctctctgcccatctcaaaaataaataaacattaaaatttttttaataaataggtaAAATTGTGGAATGATTTTGGGCTGTTTCATTGCAACCGTACAACTTCTGggtaaagtatataaaaattagcTTATAGATAAAAGGTCATTATTTTGGAAACTACATTATTAATATAGAGTTCAAGTCTAAGTAAAACATCATTGTTTCCAAAAGCTAAATATGAGACATTTTTGGTGGCCAGTTATGTTGACATCAACAATTTCTGTCTGTCTACTAAGGTATGTACTTAGTCTCCAAGTATATTCGGAAGAACACAGATAGTGTGGTgatcttctctggagaaggtTCAGATGAGCTTACGCAGGGTTACATATATTTTCACAAGGTAAGTTTTCTGACATGGAGGGATATTGGTGCTGGGTGAAGAAAAGTGGTTTGCTCTCGTCTGTCTTAACGCTTGAGTATCTTGTGACATGTGAGGAAAACTGATGTGTCTCCTTTGTATTtcttgggaggtggggggaagaagtCTTAATGTGAGATAATCTCCATTTTTCAGAACTGGTGAAGCAGGAGAATTGGGAGTCTGACTTTTCTGAATCCCCTGTGGCAGCCTGGTTACTGCCCTGGGCGTCCATTTTATCGCCTGACAGCTACCTGTTTGGTGTGCAGGAAGGCCTATTTTAGCAAGTAGGGACCCCCCTTCCCCAAACTTTGTTTAGCTTTCTGTCTTACTCCCACTAGAGCTGGAATatgggaaagagaaatgaacactGTTCTGTGTGCACAAGCAAAGCTGTTGGTGTATTTGTAACTCCACCTGTTTATAAAACAGGCTCCGTCTCCTGAAAAAGCCGAGGAGGAGAGCGAAAGGCTTCTGAAGGAACTCTACTTGTTCGACGTTCTCCGGGCAGATCGCACTACTGCTGCCCACGGGTAACTCGGTAGTTTGAGAAGCAATCGTTAAGACAGCCTCAAAAATCAAAAAGCTCAATGGCCAATTACTTTTTTCAGTTGATTATACGTTTGTGCAAAgtatgactttttgttttttgaaagagagcatgagtttacatgcacacgtgagcaggggagggggagaaagagaatcttaagcaggctccacggccagcacggagcccaacttggggctcgatctcacagccgtgagatcatgacctgagccgaaatcaagagtcagacacttaaccccctgggtcacccaggtgccccacaaagtaCGACTTCGATAGAGAAAACGAAGCTTGTCTCAAAGCACTGTTCTGGCATTGGTGAGGAGACTGTAGGTTGTTTTAGATGGACTTCATCTTTAAAGCACAGCCACACTCTGCTACCATCAGAACCGAAAGGGAAGGCAGGTGCTGctctttttaagactttttaagaGAAGTTAAAGCTGACACAGCCCCTGTAACAAGTGTTGAGTGCCTACCACACCTGTTTGATACTGTGGTGACCCTGCGCGGGCACAGGGCAATGAAGAGCCGGGAGGGTTGATTAGATTATAAACAGGTTTCTCTATTTCTGGTTGCCCGAAGTTTTCACTTTTTAGCTAGTCATGTTGGAGAATTCAGAACTCTTACTGTAGGTGATAAATTACGTTAAATATTTTAGTTGCTTCTACGAAATCACACTTAGATTAGAAAATAGTCAGATACGGTGTGGGGAAGGAACTGAATCCATGGTTGTTATCCATTTGCCTTAACCAGAGTCACCAGGATTCAGGAAACACGACGTGGCCTTTGATGAAACACTGTGGAACAGGGGTATATACTGcatgttgtatgtaaattatttagTAGTAAACAATTCTGAATTCTTTAGTTTTCCATAGGACAAGAGATGGCCTCACCAAGAAAAAACTTTGAGTCAGAAAGGTATAGGAAAAGTACATTCTTAATGATCAGATCACTCGTGTTTCTTACCATTTTCTGCTCTTTGAGATGTGCATTTAATTGTTTACAGAAGGGAAAGTAAAATTATTGTCCGTTTGTTTCACTCTCTAGATGAGGTAATACATCTTGTTGGGAATGAAGATTTTTGCTACTCATGCAGTAGTAAAGGACAGTCAGGAGGACCCTAAAAATGACTTTTAGTCTTAACATTACATAGAGGCTAGTTGAATTGCTAAGAAACTCTCAAGGAGAATCTAAAAGGACAGGCACTAAATATCCATTttgatttagatttttcttttcccctttaagCCTTGAATTGCGCGTCCCGTTCCTGGATCATCGATTTTCTTCCTATTACTTGTCTCTGCCCCCAGATATGAGAACTCCCAAGGTAGGTGAATTGATGCACGATGGAAACTGTCTATTGCTATTaaatgtatttggaatttttactGCCATTCCTTTGTTTTCATGTCAGAATGGGATAGAAAAACATCTCCTGAGAGAGACATTTGAGGACTCCAATCTAATACCTAAAGACATTCTCTGGCGGCCAAAAGAAGCATTCAGTGATGGAATAACCTCGGTTAAGAATTCCTGGTTTAGGATTTTACAGGAATATGTTGAACATCAGGTataaggtctttaaaaatattttctggcatAGGACAATTTGGATGTAGAATggcaataaatgttcattttgtgtttcatttaaatgttttgtggCTGTAGGAGAAATTCCCTGTAAACAAGAGTTTTATAAGAATTTCAtaagatatggggcacctgggtggctcagtcagttaaggatctgactcttggtttcagtgcaggtcatgatcgcatggtttgtgagttcaagccccgagtcaggctttgtcccgacagtgcagaacctgcttgggattctgtcttctctctctctgccactcccctgctcatgtgctctgtctgtcaaaataagcaaacaaacaaaaaaagaatttcataagATTCAAGTAGCATGAAGGATTATATAGTAGCATCTAAAATtcaaagagcaagagaagagacTTACCAATCATCACTGAccttcatttaacatttaacacCTGCCAGGTGCCAGAAATTATTAGTCATAAAACACTCAGAGCCACCGTGTATTAAAATTCGTAGAAATGTTCCTTGAAAGTTGCTGCAGCTGTGTCTATTGTTGTATTTTAGCATTTTCTAAGTGATGGGTGATTCAAAGGGTCTCTTGCACAATTTACAGTCATTTTGTTGTTGGGAAGCCACATTAAATACAAGTGTTTCTATGCCATTTAACAaagccattttgaatttatattcttACAGGTTGATGATACAATGATGGCGACTGCAGCCCAAAAATTTCCCTTCAATACTCCTAAAACTAAGGAAGGCTATTACTACCGTCAAATCTTTGAACGCCACTACCCAGGCCGGGCAGACTGGCTGACCCATTACTGGATGCCCAAGTGGATCAATGCCACGGACCCTTCTGCCCGCACTCTGGCCCATTACAAGTCAGCCACCAAAGCCTAGGCACCATCTGAGCTATCCAGTGAAAGGAAACATTCCTCCTGTGATGAGTAGGGGgcttgggggcaggagggggagcaGTGAGCATCAACCATTCCGGCTTGTTGggcatggaaaaaaataaaagtcttcaatCTGACACAGTGCTATAGTCATTTATATTCATACAGCCCCTTCCTTAGAGGGAGCTAGAAACTGAGCAGCTTTTACTGTATCCCAGGAAGGTAGAGAGTGAGCTTAGGAAAGGAGCAAGCAGCCTGTCATTTGCAGGAGTCCTTGCCTCCTCTTAGCGTGGCCTTTTCACagcttccctctctgttctttctgtatTCACAGCAGCTGGtgaggcaggctctgtggtgcTGAGTCCGTCGTGGACGTCCCTGACAGCTCTCTCTTGTAAGACagtaattcatattttcatttttctggtggAGCCAACACCTCTTCTGGAACTACTGTTCTAGATCTGAGATCAGCAGATTGTTAGGGACAGTCAGTAAGTATCATAGGCCTTGCAGACCTCTGTTGGAACTGTGTAAAAGCAGCCGTAGCCAGTATGCAATCAAGTGGCCAGGGCTGTGCTCTACTCAGTTTATAGCAACGGGCTGGATTTGGCCAGTAGGCCATAGTTTATAGAGCCCTGTTCTACAGAAACAACTCAAGCCAAGCATTTctgataaaaggaaaaagcattCTGAAcccaagagggaaaagagaaagtagaACAAGGAAGCAGTCAATGAACAAGTAAAAGATTCTTGTTTGAATGCATTGGTTGTGTAAGGACCACATTTTGAAATACCCTATAAAGATGAATGTAGTAGGAAGTTTTGAAGAGGAAACTGTTCCTGTGCAGGTCAACATATGAATGTTTGATGGGAAGAATGAGTGGGCTGGATTTCAGCTAGGAAGTTAGAAGATAGGGACCGTCTGAGGCTAGAGGCCCTcactgaaaaatgtaaaatgtctctAGACAGCCGAGGAAATGCCGTGAGTTAATATTGGAAGATTCAATGATAATCCTGTATTTGTAGGTGCTTGAAGGGCCTCAACCTGGCATGACTTGGTTCCAGGCAAACCTATTCATGGTATAGCCTCATCCAGCCACCCTAGGTGACACCGAGAAGGCACGAGAAACTAGGTGGTGGTGGTTGGGCAGAATGCATGGCAGGATTATAAATCACAAACTGTTAGTTTTTGAGCGTATGAGCTGTTTAACTTGAGTGACTATCAGAGCTGGCATACTCAGGTACCACTCAAGAGTTCAACAGTAGAGGTACTCCGTTCAGCCAAGTTCATAGCAGTGAATTCAGTCCTGCAGGTCAACCCTAACTACAGCAACTTGGTAAATGGCAACCAGCACATGAGATCTATCAGAGGTTCTTGGCACATGGTATAAAATTAACCTCTTCTTTTGCAACTGAAATTCTAGAAGTTTAAAGAAGTGGTAGCCACTGAAGCATATACACACGTGACTCCACAGCTCCGTACTGGCCAAGCCTGTTTTCCTGGCCTACTCTGATCTTGGTGACTCAGTGCTAAAGACGCCTGTGGTTTCCAATCCACACAGCACTGCTAGCAGATAATTCAGTCCCCCACCATAAACTAAAAGATTTTTAGCTGAT encodes the following:
- the ASNS gene encoding asparagine synthetase [glutamine-hydrolyzing] produces the protein MCGIWALFGSDDCLSVQCLSAMKIAHRGPDAFRFENVNGYTNCCFGFHRLAVVDQLFGMQPIRVKKYPYLWLCYNGEIYNHKKMQHHFEFEYQTKVDGEIILHLYDKGGIEQTVCMLDGVFAFILLDTANKKVFLGRDTYGVRPLFKAMTEDGFLAVCSEAKGLVNLKHSTTPFLKVEPFLPGHYEVLDLKPNGKVASVEMVKYHHCRDEPLHALYDNVEKLFPGFELETVKNNLRILFDNAIKKRLMTDRRIGCLLSGGLDSSLVAATLLKQLKEAQVQYPLQTFAIGMEDSTDLLAARKVANHIGSEHHEVLFNSEEGIQVLDEVIFSLETYDITTVRASVGMYLVSKYIRKNTDSVVIFSGEGSDELTQGYIYFHKAPSPEKAEEESERLLKELYLFDVLRADRTTAAHGLELRVPFLDHRFSSYYLSLPPDMRTPKNGIEKHLLRETFEDSNLIPKDILWRPKEAFSDGITSVKNSWFRILQEYVEHQVDDTMMATAAQKFPFNTPKTKEGYYYRQIFERHYPGRADWLTHYWMPKWINATDPSARTLAHYKSATKA